The Triticum dicoccoides isolate Atlit2015 ecotype Zavitan chromosome 6A, WEW_v2.0, whole genome shotgun sequence genome has a window encoding:
- the LOC119317541 gene encoding myb family transcription factor PHL11-like isoform X1, which translates to MFEGMERAGYGVGAGVVLSRDPKPRLRWTPDLHERFVEAVTKLGGPDKATPKSVLRLMGMKGLTLYHLKSHLQKYRMGKQSKKDTGFETNRGAFAAQGISFSSAMPPNVPSAGNNTTGETPLADALRYQIEVQRKLHEQLEVQKKLQMRIEAQGKYLQTILEKAQKNLSYEAGGDATLETTRSQLTDFNLALSGFMDDATQACQQNGGELAKALSDDGLRAGNLGFQLYHGGEDVKCATDEDLLLLDLNIKGGYDHRLSAHGMRRGAVDLAVGQHRR; encoded by the exons ATGTTCGAGGGGATGGAGCGGGCGGGGTACGGCGTGGGCGCCGGGGTGGTGCTGTCGCGGGACCCCAAGCCCCGGCTGCGCTGGACGCCCGACCTGCACGAGCGCTTCGTGGAGGCCGTCACCAAGCTCGGCGGGCCCGACA AGGCGACGCCCAAGTCGGTGCTGAGACTGATGGGCATGAAAGGGCTCACCTTGTACCACCTCAAGAGTCATCTTCAGAAATACAGGATGGGAAAGCAGAGCAAGAAAGACACAGGCTTCGAAACCAACAGAGGAG CCTTCGCCGCACAGGGCATCAGTTTCTCCTCTGCGATGCCTCCCAACGTTCCGTCCGCCGGGAATAACACTACGGG AGAAACGCCACTCGCGGACGCATTGAGATATCAAATCGAAGTCCAAAGGAAGTTGCACGAACAGCTTGAG GTTCAGAAGAAGCTGCAAATGCGCATCGAGGCGCAAGGGAAGTACCTGCAGACGATCCTGGAGAAGGCCCAGAAGAACCTCTCGTACGAAGCAGGCGGAGACGCAACCCTAGAGACAACCAGGTCGCAGCTCACCGACTTCAACCTAGCTCTCTCGGGGTTCATGGACGACGCGACGCAGGCGTGCCAGCAGAACGGCGGGGAGCTGGCCAAGGCCTTGTCCGACGACGGCCTCAGAGCCGGCAACCTGGGCTTCCAGCTCTACCACGGCGGCGAGGACGTGAAATGCGCCACGGACGAGGACCTGCTCCTGCTGGACCTGAACATCAAAGGTGGGTACGATCACCGGCTGTCCGCCCACGGCATGCGGCGCGGCGCGGTGGACCTGGCGGTCGGCCAGCACCGGAGGTAA
- the LOC119317541 gene encoding myb family transcription factor PHL11-like isoform X2, with the protein MFEGMERAGYGVGAGVVLSRDPKPRLRWTPDLHERFVEAVTKLGGPDKATPKSVLRLMGMKGLTLYHLKSHLQKYRMGKQSKKDTGFETNRAFAAQGISFSSAMPPNVPSAGNNTTGETPLADALRYQIEVQRKLHEQLEVQKKLQMRIEAQGKYLQTILEKAQKNLSYEAGGDATLETTRSQLTDFNLALSGFMDDATQACQQNGGELAKALSDDGLRAGNLGFQLYHGGEDVKCATDEDLLLLDLNIKGGYDHRLSAHGMRRGAVDLAVGQHRR; encoded by the exons ATGTTCGAGGGGATGGAGCGGGCGGGGTACGGCGTGGGCGCCGGGGTGGTGCTGTCGCGGGACCCCAAGCCCCGGCTGCGCTGGACGCCCGACCTGCACGAGCGCTTCGTGGAGGCCGTCACCAAGCTCGGCGGGCCCGACA AGGCGACGCCCAAGTCGGTGCTGAGACTGATGGGCATGAAAGGGCTCACCTTGTACCACCTCAAGAGTCATCTTCAGAAATACAGGATGGGAAAGCAGAGCAAGAAAGACACAGGCTTCGAAACCAACAGAG CCTTCGCCGCACAGGGCATCAGTTTCTCCTCTGCGATGCCTCCCAACGTTCCGTCCGCCGGGAATAACACTACGGG AGAAACGCCACTCGCGGACGCATTGAGATATCAAATCGAAGTCCAAAGGAAGTTGCACGAACAGCTTGAG GTTCAGAAGAAGCTGCAAATGCGCATCGAGGCGCAAGGGAAGTACCTGCAGACGATCCTGGAGAAGGCCCAGAAGAACCTCTCGTACGAAGCAGGCGGAGACGCAACCCTAGAGACAACCAGGTCGCAGCTCACCGACTTCAACCTAGCTCTCTCGGGGTTCATGGACGACGCGACGCAGGCGTGCCAGCAGAACGGCGGGGAGCTGGCCAAGGCCTTGTCCGACGACGGCCTCAGAGCCGGCAACCTGGGCTTCCAGCTCTACCACGGCGGCGAGGACGTGAAATGCGCCACGGACGAGGACCTGCTCCTGCTGGACCTGAACATCAAAGGTGGGTACGATCACCGGCTGTCCGCCCACGGCATGCGGCGCGGCGCGGTGGACCTGGCGGTCGGCCAGCACCGGAGGTAA
- the LOC119317542 gene encoding ubiquinol oxidase 1c, mitochondrial-like, whose amino-acid sequence MSSRVAGSVLLRHLGPRVFGPTTPAAQRPLLAGGEGGAVAVAMWARPLSTSAAEAAREEATASKDNVASTAAATAEAMQAAKADAVQAAKEGKSPAASSYWGIVPAKLVNKDGAEWKWSCFRPWEAYTSDTTIDLSKHHKPKVLLDKIAYWTVKSLRVPTDIFFQRRYGCRAMMLETVAAVPGMVGGMLLHLRSLRRFEQSGGWIRALLEEAENERMHLMTFMEVANPKWYERALVLAVQGVFFNAYFLGYIVSPKFAHRVVGYLEEEAIHSYTEFLRDLEAGRIENVPAPRIAIDYWRLPADARLKDVVTVVRADEAHHRDVNHFAADIHFQGLELNKTPAPLGYH is encoded by the exons ATGAGCTCCCGCGTCGCCGGATCCGTCCTCCTCCGCCACCTGGGCCCGCGCGTCTTCGGGCCGACCACTCCGGCCGCGCAGAGGCCCCTGCTTGCCGGAGGGGAAGGGGGCGCCGTGGCCGTGGCCATGTGGGCGCGGCCGCTGTCCACCTCCGCCGCcgaggcggcgagggaggaggcgaCCGCGTCCAAGGACAACGTGGCGAGCACCGCCGCCGCGACGGCCGAGGCGATGCAGGCCGCCAAGGCCGACGCTGTGCAGGCCGCGAAGGAGGGCAAGAGCCCCGCGGCGAGCAGCTACTGGGGCATCGTGCCTGCCAAGCTGGTGAACAAGGACGGCGCCGAGTGGAAGTGGTCTTGCTTCAGG CCGTGGGAGGCGTACACGTCGGACACGACCATCGATCTCTCCAAGCACCACAAGCCCAAGGTGCTGCTCGACAAGATCGCCTACTGGACCGTCAAGTCGCTGCGCGTGCCCACCGACATCTTCTTCCAG CGGAGGTACGGGTGCCGGGCGATGATGCTGGAGACGGTGGCGGCGGTGCCGGGGATGGTGGGCGGGATGCTGCTGCACCTGCGGTCGCTGCGGCGGTTCGAGCAGAGCGGCGGGTGGATCCGGGCGCTGCTGGAGGAGGCGGAGAACGAGCGGATGCACCTGATGACCTTCATGGAGGTGGCCAACCCCAAGTGGTACGAGCGCGCGCTGGTGCTGGCGGTGCAGGGCGTCTTCTTCAACGCCTACTTCCTGGGGTACATCGTGTCCCCCAAGTTCGCGCACCGCGTCGTGGGCTACCTggaggaggaggccatccactcctACACCGAGTTCCTCCGCGACCTGGAGGCCGGCAGGATCGAGAACGTCCccgccccgcgcatcgccatcGACTACTGGCGCCTCCCCGCCGACGCCAGGCTCAAGGACGTCGTCACTGTCGTGCGCGCCGACGAGGCGCACCACCGCGACGTCAACCACTTCGCCGCG GACATCCATTTCCAGGGGCTGGAGCTCAACAAGACGCCTGCCCCGCTAGGATATCACTGA